A genomic stretch from Erwinia sp. E_sp_B01_1 includes:
- the yghU gene encoding glutathione-dependent disulfide-bond oxidoreductase: MSTTDYQPAKVWTENKEAGGTWGSINRPTAGARTEASLPVGKHPLQLYSMGTPNGQKVTILLEELLALNVNDAEYDAHLIRIGEGDQFSSGFVEVNPNSKIPALLDHSTTPPTRVFESGAILLYLAEKFGHFLPKDAAARTETLNWLFWLQGSAPYLGGGFGHFYSYAPEKIEYAIDRFTMEAKRQLDLLDRQLAENRYIAGENYTIADIAIWPWYGALVRGQVYNAAEFLDAGSYKNLVRWADEIAQRPAVQRGRIVNRTFGEPSEQLHERHDASDFDLRTEDKLGN; the protein is encoded by the coding sequence ATGAGCACAACGGATTATCAGCCAGCCAAAGTCTGGACAGAAAATAAAGAAGCGGGCGGAACCTGGGGAAGCATCAACCGCCCCACAGCTGGCGCACGTACCGAAGCCAGCCTGCCAGTCGGCAAGCATCCGCTTCAGCTGTATTCGATGGGCACGCCAAACGGCCAGAAGGTCACCATCCTGCTGGAAGAGTTACTGGCGTTGAACGTCAATGATGCCGAATACGATGCACACCTGATCCGCATTGGTGAGGGCGATCAGTTCTCCTCCGGATTTGTGGAGGTCAATCCTAACTCCAAAATCCCTGCGCTGCTGGACCACTCGACCACGCCGCCTACTCGTGTATTTGAGTCCGGTGCCATCCTGCTCTATCTGGCCGAGAAATTTGGGCATTTCCTGCCAAAAGATGCGGCAGCGCGTACCGAGACGCTGAACTGGCTGTTCTGGCTGCAGGGCTCTGCGCCTTATTTAGGCGGAGGTTTCGGCCACTTCTACAGCTATGCGCCGGAAAAAATCGAATACGCTATCGATCGCTTCACCATGGAAGCCAAGCGTCAGCTTGACCTGCTGGATCGCCAGCTGGCTGAGAACCGCTACATCGCCGGGGAAAACTATACCATTGCTGATATTGCTATCTGGCCTTGGTACGGCGCGCTGGTCAGAGGCCAGGTTTATAATGCCGCTGAATTCCTTGATGCCGGATCTTACAAAAACCTGGTGCGCTGGGCAGATGAAATAGCACAGCGTCCGGCAGTGCAACGAGGCCGTATCGTTAACCGTACATTCGGCGAGCCGTCCGAGCAGCTTCACGAACGCCATGATGCTTCTGATTTTGATCTTCGTACTGAAGACAAGCTGGGTAATTAA
- a CDS encoding DNA-3-methyladenine glycosylase I, translating into MDEHYLADLKEAGLTLTDDGRVCCYWQPSMPDYHDNEWGKPVVDDRRLFEKVCLEGFHSGMSWQLIYNKRENFRRAFCDFDFHKVAEFTDEDVARLMEDQSIVRNRAKILSAINNAKRAIALVEEAGSLAAWFWQFEPTAADRPSTVDLAYWQNAKTSPEATKMSKALKKRGWTWVGPVTTYSLMQALGLINDHISGCQCREAFEQQREALTRPT; encoded by the coding sequence ATGGATGAGCACTACCTGGCCGACCTGAAAGAAGCAGGACTTACCCTCACCGATGATGGCCGCGTCTGCTGTTACTGGCAGCCCTCGATGCCGGACTATCACGATAATGAGTGGGGCAAGCCGGTGGTGGACGATCGTCGATTGTTCGAAAAAGTCTGTCTGGAAGGGTTTCATTCAGGTATGTCGTGGCAGCTTATTTATAATAAACGCGAAAACTTCCGCCGGGCTTTTTGCGATTTTGATTTCCACAAGGTTGCAGAATTCACCGATGAGGATGTTGCCAGGCTGATGGAGGACCAAAGCATTGTCCGTAACCGGGCAAAAATCCTCTCTGCTATAAATAACGCCAAAAGGGCGATTGCACTGGTTGAAGAGGCGGGTTCTCTGGCGGCCTGGTTCTGGCAGTTTGAACCCACGGCTGCCGATCGCCCCTCAACCGTTGATCTGGCGTACTGGCAGAATGCCAAAACCTCGCCTGAAGCGACGAAAATGTCTAAAGCGCTAAAGAAGCGAGGCTGGACATGGGTAGGGCCAGTTACCACTTATTCCCTGATGCAGGCGCTGGGTCTGATCAACGATCACATCAGCGGTTGCCAGTGCCGCGAAGCGTTCGAACAGCAGCGTGAAGCTCTGACTCGTCCAACCTGA
- the prfC gene encoding peptide chain release factor 3: MSNAPFMQEVARRRTFAIISHPDAGKTTITEKVLLFGQAIQTAGTVKGRGSNQHAKSDWMEMEKQRGISITTSVMQFPYRESLVNLLDTPGHEDFSEDTYRTLTAVDCCLMVIDAAKGVEDRTRKLMEVTRLRDTPILTFMNKLDRDIRDPMEVMDEVESELKIACAPITWPIGCGKLFKGVYHLYKNETYLYQTGKGHTIQEVRVVKGLDNPDLDKAIGEELAGQLREELELVQGASHEFDKEAFLAGELTPVFFGTALGNFGVDHMLDGLVEWAPSPMPRKTDLRTVTAADDKFTGFVFKIQANMDPKHRDRVAFMRVVSGKYEKGMKLRQVRLGKDVVIADALTFMAGDRSHVEEAYPGDIIGLHNHGTIQIGDTFTQGENMKFTGIPNFAPELFRRIRLRDPLKQKQLLKGLVQLSEEGAVQVFRPVHNNDLIVGAVGVLQFDVVVARLKSEYNVEAIYESINVSTARWVECSDAKKFDEFQRKNEVNLALDGGDNLTYIAPTMVNLNITQERYPEVVFRKTREH; the protein is encoded by the coding sequence ATGTCTAATGCACCCTTTATGCAAGAGGTGGCTCGCCGCCGCACTTTTGCCATTATCTCCCACCCCGATGCGGGTAAAACCACCATCACTGAGAAAGTGTTGCTGTTCGGACAGGCTATCCAGACCGCCGGTACGGTAAAAGGCCGTGGTTCCAACCAGCATGCTAAATCTGACTGGATGGAGATGGAAAAGCAGCGTGGTATCTCCATCACCACCTCGGTGATGCAGTTCCCGTATCGCGAAAGCCTGGTGAACCTGCTGGATACGCCGGGGCACGAAGACTTCTCCGAAGATACTTATCGTACCCTGACGGCGGTGGACTGCTGCCTGATGGTCATTGATGCCGCGAAAGGCGTTGAAGATCGTACCCGTAAGCTGATGGAAGTCACCCGCCTGCGTGACACGCCGATCCTGACCTTTATGAACAAGCTGGACCGTGATATCCGCGATCCAATGGAAGTCATGGATGAAGTGGAAAGCGAGCTGAAGATCGCCTGTGCGCCCATCACCTGGCCGATCGGCTGCGGCAAGCTGTTTAAAGGTGTTTACCACCTTTATAAAAATGAAACTTACCTTTACCAGACCGGTAAAGGGCACACCATTCAGGAAGTGCGCGTGGTGAAAGGTCTGGATAACCCGGATCTGGATAAAGCGATCGGTGAAGAACTGGCTGGCCAGCTGCGTGAAGAGCTTGAGCTGGTGCAGGGTGCTTCCCATGAGTTCGACAAAGAAGCTTTCCTGGCCGGTGAGCTGACGCCGGTATTCTTTGGTACTGCACTGGGTAACTTTGGTGTGGACCATATGCTGGATGGTCTGGTTGAGTGGGCACCTTCTCCAATGCCACGTAAAACTGACCTGCGCACCGTGACGGCCGCTGATGACAAGTTCACCGGCTTTGTCTTTAAGATCCAGGCCAATATGGATCCTAAACACCGTGACCGCGTGGCTTTCATGCGTGTGGTGTCCGGCAAATACGAAAAAGGCATGAAGCTGCGCCAGGTTCGCCTGGGCAAGGATGTGGTGATTGCCGATGCGCTGACCTTTATGGCTGGCGACCGTTCGCACGTTGAAGAAGCTTATCCGGGCGACATCATTGGCCTGCACAACCACGGCACCATCCAGATCGGCGACACCTTTACTCAGGGTGAGAACATGAAGTTCACCGGTATTCCGAACTTCGCGCCGGAACTGTTCCGTCGAATCCGCCTGCGTGACCCGCTGAAACAGAAACAGCTGCTGAAAGGGCTGGTACAGCTTTCGGAGGAGGGCGCCGTGCAGGTGTTCCGTCCGGTACATAACAACGATCTGATTGTAGGCGCCGTAGGTGTACTGCAGTTTGACGTGGTTGTGGCGCGCCTGAAAAGCGAATACAACGTTGAAGCTATCTACGAATCCATCAACGTCTCTACCGCACGCTGGGTGGAATGCAGCGACGCGAAGAAGTTCGATGAGTTCCAGCGTAAAAATGAAGTGAACCTGGCGTTGGATGGCGGTGATAACCTCACCTACATTGCTCCTACTATGGTTAACCTCAACATTACCCAGGAGCGATATCCTGAAGTGGTGTTCCGGAAAACGCGCGAACACTAA
- the osmY gene encoding molecular chaperone OsmY, whose protein sequence is MNTTKMTKTLMAVLVGSALISGTAMAEDTATSKVQSSTDSAGSKIDSSMKKVGGYMDDSGVTAKVKAELVDNDAIKSTDISVETHSGVVTLSGFVPSQDQAELAVAAAKKVEGVKSVSDKLHVKDSTKSSVSGYAGDAATTSEIKAKLLADDIVPSRNVKVETTNGVVQLSGTVKSQAQSERAEGIAKAIDGVKSVKNDLTVKS, encoded by the coding sequence ATGAATACGACTAAGATGACTAAGACTCTGATGGCTGTACTGGTAGGTTCTGCACTGATTAGCGGTACTGCAATGGCAGAAGACACAGCGACCTCTAAAGTGCAGTCCTCAACTGACAGCGCCGGTTCTAAAATCGATAGTTCTATGAAAAAAGTCGGCGGGTACATGGATGACAGCGGCGTGACTGCCAAGGTGAAAGCCGAACTGGTAGACAACGACGCAATCAAAAGTACGGATATCTCTGTTGAGACACATTCAGGCGTCGTGACGCTGAGTGGTTTCGTTCCGTCTCAGGACCAGGCAGAACTGGCTGTAGCGGCAGCGAAGAAAGTTGAAGGCGTGAAATCTGTCAGCGATAAACTGCACGTTAAAGACAGCACAAAATCCAGCGTAAGCGGTTATGCCGGTGATGCGGCAACGACCAGCGAAATTAAAGCTAAACTGTTAGCAGACGACATCGTTCCTTCACGTAACGTGAAAGTGGAAACCACTAACGGTGTGGTCCAGCTGTCCGGTACGGTGAAAAGCCAGGCGCAGTCCGAACGCGCTGAAGGTATTGCCAAAGCTATTGATGGTGTGAAGAGCGTTAAGAACGATCTGACTGTGAAGTCATAA
- a CDS encoding DUF1328 domain-containing protein — translation MFRWGIIFLVIALIAAALGFGGLAGTAAWAAKIVFVVGIIIFLISLFTGRKKL, via the coding sequence ATGTTTCGTTGGGGCATTATTTTTCTGGTTATCGCGCTCATCGCAGCAGCGTTAGGTTTTGGTGGTCTGGCTGGTACAGCCGCATGGGCAGCTAAAATCGTCTTTGTTGTCGGTATCATTATCTTCCTGATCAGCCTGTTCACTGGCCGTAAGAAGTTATAG
- a CDS encoding patatin family protein encodes MGKRIPLTLGNIEPLGLTPFRPGKLALVCEGGGQRGIFTAGVLDEFQRANYNPFDLMLGTSAGAQNLSAYICGQPGYARRVITRYTTSKLFFDPLRFVRGGHLIDLDWLVDVTAQEFPLAMEAGEKMFSSGREFYMCACRSDDYSPGYFAPTAANWLNIIKASSAIPGLYRPGVDMDGISYLDGGISDAIPVREAARRGAETIVVIRTVPSQMTYTPQWLKRIERWLTDSALQPLMNIMHLHEESYRATQDFIENPPGKLNIIEIFPPHVLASMALGSRVASLNQDYHLGRRCGRYFLATLGQWLQENESLVSQQPVIPPAPVANEPIRQGAILDPLAGNDADYDKGSLA; translated from the coding sequence TTGGGCAAACGCATCCCCCTGACCCTCGGCAACATTGAGCCGCTGGGGCTGACCCCATTTCGTCCAGGCAAACTCGCTCTGGTCTGCGAAGGTGGTGGGCAGCGCGGTATCTTCACCGCAGGCGTGCTGGATGAATTCCAGCGGGCTAATTACAACCCGTTTGATCTGATGCTGGGTACCTCTGCGGGAGCGCAAAATCTCTCTGCCTATATCTGTGGCCAGCCTGGTTACGCGCGCAGGGTCATCACCCGTTACACCACCAGTAAACTGTTTTTTGATCCTCTGCGTTTTGTTCGTGGCGGGCACCTGATCGATCTCGACTGGCTGGTGGACGTTACCGCTCAGGAGTTTCCGCTGGCGATGGAAGCGGGCGAGAAGATGTTCTCCTCAGGCCGCGAGTTCTATATGTGCGCCTGTCGGAGTGATGATTATTCACCGGGCTACTTTGCGCCCACGGCGGCTAACTGGCTGAACATCATTAAAGCTTCCAGCGCCATTCCCGGTTTGTACCGCCCCGGTGTGGATATGGATGGTATCAGCTATCTGGATGGCGGCATCAGCGATGCCATTCCGGTGCGTGAAGCGGCACGGCGTGGGGCTGAAACCATCGTGGTTATCCGTACGGTGCCTTCGCAGATGACCTATACGCCGCAGTGGCTGAAGCGCATCGAACGCTGGCTCACGGACAGCGCCTTGCAGCCGCTGATGAATATTATGCATCTGCATGAGGAGAGCTACCGTGCCACTCAGGACTTTATTGAGAACCCGCCGGGCAAGCTGAACATTATTGAAATCTTTCCGCCGCATGTGCTTGCCAGCATGGCGTTGGGCAGCCGTGTGGCGTCACTGAATCAGGATTATCATCTGGGCCGCCGCTGTGGGCGCTATTTCCTGGCTACACTCGGTCAGTGGCTGCAGGAAAATGAGTCACTGGTCAGCCAGCAGCCGGTGATCCCACCCGCTCCTGTGGCTAATGAACCGATTCGTCAGGGCGCGATCCTGGATCCTCTGGCGGGAAATGATGCTGATTACGATAAAGGATCGCTGGCATGA
- a CDS encoding TatD family hydrolase, which produces MNPTFVDTHCHFDFDPFCGNEEASLRLAAEAGVEKIIVVGVAADRYAGVMALAERWAPLYAALGTHPMAIDQHQDAHLDRLEGYLRQRSAKLVAIGEIGLDLYIENPQFEKQERVLDAQLRLAKKYDLPVILHSRRTHDKLAQHLKRLDVPRRGVVHGFAGSEQQALAFVRLGYAIGVGGTITYERASKTRNTIARLPLSSLLLETDAPDMPLQGFQGQANRPERVKNVWQSLCELRAESPQEIAETLRENTRALFQL; this is translated from the coding sequence ATGAATCCGACATTCGTCGATACGCACTGTCATTTTGATTTTGATCCCTTCTGCGGGAATGAGGAAGCCAGCCTTCGTCTGGCGGCAGAGGCCGGGGTGGAGAAGATCATCGTGGTGGGCGTTGCGGCGGATCGTTATGCCGGGGTGATGGCGCTGGCAGAACGCTGGGCACCGCTGTATGCCGCGCTGGGCACCCACCCGATGGCCATTGACCAGCATCAGGATGCGCATCTCGATCGGCTTGAAGGTTATCTCCGGCAACGTTCAGCAAAGCTGGTGGCGATCGGCGAGATCGGCCTGGATCTCTATATAGAAAATCCCCAGTTTGAGAAGCAGGAGAGGGTGCTCGATGCACAACTGCGGCTGGCGAAAAAATACGATCTGCCGGTGATCCTTCATTCACGCCGGACCCACGATAAGCTGGCGCAGCATCTGAAACGTCTCGACGTTCCCCGTCGCGGCGTGGTGCATGGTTTTGCCGGGAGCGAACAGCAGGCGCTGGCGTTTGTCCGCCTGGGCTATGCCATTGGCGTGGGGGGCACGATTACCTATGAGCGGGCCAGCAAAACCCGTAATACCATTGCGCGCCTGCCCCTCTCTTCGCTGCTGCTGGAAACAGATGCGCCGGATATGCCCCTGCAGGGCTTCCAGGGTCAGGCGAACCGCCCGGAGCGGGTAAAAAATGTCTGGCAAAGCCTGTGTGAACTGCGCGCCGAATCGCCGCAGGAGATCGCCGAAACCCTTCGTGAGAACACCCGCGCCCTTTTTCAGCTCTGA
- the deoC gene encoding deoxyribose-phosphate aldolase yields MTDAIAAVRALKLMDLTTLNDDDTDEKVIALCHQAKSPAGNTAAICIYPRFIPIARKTLREQGTPDIRIATVTNFPHGNDDLEIALAETHAAIAYGADEVDVVFPYRALIAGNEEIGYEIVSACKEACTDADVLLKVIIETGELKTPELIRKASEIAIAAGADFIKTSTGKVPVNATPEVAEIMMRVIADKGVKHQVGFKPAGGVRTAEDAAIYLKLADDILGSDWADARHFRFGASSLLASLLTAAGHTGAKSDSAY; encoded by the coding sequence ATGACCGACGCAATCGCCGCTGTACGCGCATTGAAACTGATGGATTTGACCACCCTGAATGATGATGACACCGATGAAAAAGTGATCGCGTTGTGTCATCAGGCTAAATCCCCTGCCGGTAACACTGCGGCCATCTGCATTTACCCACGCTTTATCCCCATCGCCCGTAAAACGCTGCGCGAACAGGGCACGCCGGATATCCGCATCGCTACCGTCACCAACTTCCCGCACGGCAATGACGATCTGGAGATTGCGCTGGCCGAAACCCACGCTGCGATCGCTTACGGCGCCGATGAGGTTGATGTGGTGTTCCCTTACCGTGCGCTGATCGCCGGTAATGAAGAGATTGGCTATGAGATCGTCAGCGCCTGTAAAGAAGCCTGCACAGACGCCGACGTGCTGCTGAAAGTGATCATCGAAACCGGCGAGTTGAAAACGCCTGAGCTGATCCGCAAAGCTTCTGAAATCGCCATCGCCGCCGGTGCCGATTTTATCAAAACGTCGACAGGTAAAGTGCCGGTCAACGCCACGCCAGAAGTGGCCGAAATCATGATGCGCGTTATCGCCGACAAAGGCGTTAAGCACCAGGTGGGCTTCAAACCTGCCGGTGGCGTGCGCACGGCGGAAGATGCGGCAATCTACCTGAAGCTGGCCGACGACATTCTGGGCAGTGACTGGGCTGATGCCCGTCACTTCCGGTTTGGCGCCTCCAGCCTGCTAGCCAGCCTGCTGACTGCGGCAGGGCATACGGGCGCGAAAAGCGATTCAGCCTATTAA
- the deoA gene encoding thymidine phosphorylase translates to MFLPQEIIRKKRDGQALSEEEIRYFINGVRDNTVSEGQIAALAMTIYFHDMTLQERVALTMAMRDSGSVLNWQSLGLNGPVVDKHSTGGVGDVTSLMLGPMVAACGGYVPMISGRGLGHTGGTLDKLEAIPGFDIFPDDETFRRIIKEVGVAIIGQTNSLAPADKRFYATRDITATVDSIPLITASILAKKLAEGLDALVMDVKVGSGAFMPTVEQSELLAQSIVGVANGAGCKTTALLTDMNQVLASSAGNALEVREAVRFLTGEYRNPRLLEVTLALSAEMLVSGGLAADTAEATRKLQAVLDNGKAAEVFARMVAAQKGPADFIEKMDKYLPAPMLSKALYADKPGIVSAMDTRALGMAVVGMGGGRRQASDTLDYSVGFSEMAQLGDQADNQRPLAVIHAATESDWQEAAKAVKRAITLSETAPHPTPVICRRITA, encoded by the coding sequence GTGTTCCTGCCACAAGAAATTATCCGTAAAAAACGAGACGGCCAGGCGCTGAGCGAAGAAGAGATCCGTTACTTCATCAACGGCGTCCGTGATAACACCGTCTCTGAAGGACAAATCGCCGCACTGGCGATGACTATCTATTTTCACGATATGACTCTGCAGGAACGCGTGGCGCTGACCATGGCCATGCGAGATTCCGGGTCGGTGCTGAACTGGCAGTCGCTGGGCCTTAACGGGCCGGTGGTGGACAAGCACTCTACCGGCGGCGTGGGCGACGTGACGTCGCTGATGCTCGGCCCGATGGTGGCAGCCTGCGGCGGCTATGTGCCGATGATCTCAGGCCGTGGCCTCGGGCACACCGGCGGCACGCTGGATAAACTCGAAGCGATTCCTGGCTTTGATATCTTCCCGGATGATGAGACTTTCAGGCGCATTATCAAAGAGGTGGGCGTGGCAATTATTGGCCAGACCAACTCTCTTGCGCCAGCGGATAAACGCTTTTATGCCACCCGCGACATCACCGCTACCGTTGATTCCATCCCGCTGATCACCGCCTCAATTCTGGCGAAAAAACTGGCCGAAGGGCTGGATGCGCTGGTGATGGATGTCAAAGTAGGGTCGGGAGCCTTTATGCCGACCGTTGAGCAGTCTGAACTGCTGGCTCAGTCGATTGTGGGCGTGGCTAACGGCGCGGGTTGCAAAACCACGGCGCTGTTGACTGACATGAATCAGGTGCTGGCCTCCAGCGCGGGGAATGCGCTGGAAGTGCGTGAGGCGGTACGCTTCCTTACCGGTGAATACCGCAATCCTCGCCTGCTGGAAGTGACGCTGGCGCTGAGTGCGGAAATGCTGGTTTCTGGCGGGCTGGCGGCTGATACCGCAGAGGCGACCAGAAAACTGCAGGCGGTGCTGGATAACGGCAAAGCGGCAGAAGTTTTCGCGCGCATGGTAGCCGCTCAGAAAGGCCCGGCAGATTTTATAGAGAAGATGGACAAGTATCTGCCAGCCCCGATGCTCAGCAAGGCGCTTTATGCCGACAAGCCTGGCATCGTCAGCGCCATGGATACCCGTGCGCTGGGAATGGCGGTAGTGGGAATGGGAGGCGGCCGTCGTCAGGCCAGTGATACGCTGGATTACAGCGTGGGCTTCAGCGAGATGGCGCAGCTGGGTGACCAGGCCGATAACCAGCGTCCTCTGGCAGTGATCCATGCGGCCACCGAGTCTGACTGGCAGGAAGCGGCTAAGGCAGTTAAACGCGCGATCACATTAAGCGAAACTGCACCGCACCCGACGCCAGTTATCTGTCGCAGAATCACAGCATAA
- the deoB gene encoding phosphopentomutase, with protein sequence MKRAFIMVLDSFGIGSSKDAGKFGDEGSDTLGHIAEACFKGEADKGRKGPLHLPNLTALGLGKAAEESTGKFPPGLDENAEIIGAYAYASELSSGKDTPSGHWEIAGVPVLFDWGYFSDKENSFPQELLDLLVEKADLPGYLGNCHSSGTVILDQLGEEHMKTGKPIFYTSADSVFQIACHEETFGLDRLYKLCEIAREALTEGGYNIGRVIARPFVGDKPGHFERTGNRHDLAVEPPAPTILKKLVDEQNGQVISVGKIADIYAHVGITKKVKATGLDALFDATIEEMKIAPDNSIVFTNFVDFDSTWGHRRDVPGYAGGLELFDRRLPELMALVQEGDILILTADHGCDPTWEGTEHTREHIPVLIYGPGVKPGSLGYRDTFADIGQTVATYFGLSDMEYGKSML encoded by the coding sequence ATGAAACGTGCATTTATCATGGTGCTTGATTCCTTTGGGATCGGCTCCAGCAAAGACGCCGGTAAGTTTGGCGACGAAGGCTCGGATACCCTCGGCCATATCGCTGAGGCGTGCTTCAAAGGTGAAGCTGACAAAGGGCGCAAAGGGCCACTGCATCTGCCGAACCTGACCGCACTGGGTTTAGGCAAAGCGGCAGAAGAGTCGACCGGCAAGTTCCCGCCGGGTCTGGATGAGAACGCTGAAATCATTGGCGCTTACGCCTATGCCAGCGAACTCTCTTCCGGCAAAGATACCCCTTCAGGTCACTGGGAAATCGCCGGCGTGCCGGTGCTGTTTGACTGGGGCTATTTTAGCGACAAAGAGAACAGCTTCCCACAGGAGCTGTTGGATCTGCTGGTGGAGAAGGCTGATTTACCGGGTTACCTGGGGAATTGTCACTCTTCCGGCACGGTGATCCTGGATCAGCTGGGCGAAGAGCATATGAAAACCGGCAAGCCGATTTTCTATACCTCTGCGGACTCCGTGTTCCAGATTGCCTGTCACGAAGAGACTTTCGGACTGGATCGCCTCTATAAGCTGTGTGAAATCGCCCGTGAAGCGCTGACCGAAGGTGGCTATAACATTGGCCGCGTCATTGCGCGTCCGTTTGTGGGTGACAAGCCTGGCCACTTTGAGCGCACCGGCAACCGTCACGATCTGGCCGTAGAGCCACCTGCGCCAACCATCCTGAAAAAGCTGGTGGATGAGCAGAATGGTCAGGTGATTTCCGTTGGGAAAATTGCCGATATCTATGCGCACGTCGGCATCACCAAAAAAGTCAAAGCGACCGGCCTGGATGCCCTGTTTGATGCGACCATTGAAGAGATGAAAATCGCGCCGGATAACAGCATTGTCTTTACTAACTTTGTGGACTTTGACTCCACCTGGGGACATCGCCGTGATGTGCCGGGCTATGCCGGTGGACTGGAGCTGTTCGACCGCCGCCTGCCTGAGCTGATGGCGCTGGTGCAGGAGGGGGATATCCTGATCCTCACCGCTGACCACGGGTGCGATCCTACCTGGGAAGGCACCGAGCATACCCGCGAGCATATCCCGGTACTGATCTACGGACCTGGCGTCAAGCCGGGCTCGCTGGGCTACCGTGACACCTTCGCTGATATCGGCCAGACTGTGGCAACTTATTTTGGCCTTTCCGATATGGAATACGGCAAAAGCATGCTGTAA
- the deoD gene encoding purine-nucleoside phosphorylase, producing the protein MATPHINAEMGDFADVVLMPGDPLRAKHIAETFLQDAVEVNNVRGMLGYTGTYKGRKISVMGHGMGIPSCSIYAKELITDFGVKKIIRVGSCGAVRSDVKLRDVVIGMGASTDSKVNRMRFKDHDFAAIADFEMVRNAVDAAKALGVDARVGNIFSADLFYTPDPQMFDVMEKYGILGVEMEAAGIYGVAAEFGAKALAICTVSDHIRSGEQTTAAERQTTFSEMIEIALESVLLGDKA; encoded by the coding sequence ATGGCTACCCCTCATATTAATGCAGAAATGGGTGACTTCGCTGACGTGGTGTTGATGCCGGGCGATCCGCTGCGGGCAAAACATATCGCAGAAACCTTCCTGCAGGACGCGGTAGAAGTGAACAACGTGCGCGGCATGTTGGGCTACACCGGCACCTATAAAGGCCGCAAAATTTCAGTTATGGGTCACGGTATGGGCATCCCATCCTGCTCCATTTATGCCAAAGAGCTGATCACCGATTTCGGCGTGAAGAAGATCATCCGCGTGGGTTCCTGCGGGGCAGTTCGTTCCGACGTTAAACTGCGTGATGTTGTGATTGGTATGGGCGCTTCTACCGATTCCAAAGTGAACCGTATGCGTTTTAAAGACCATGACTTCGCGGCTATTGCGGATTTCGAGATGGTGCGTAACGCGGTTGATGCGGCGAAAGCTTTGGGTGTTGATGCACGCGTTGGTAACATCTTCTCCGCTGATCTGTTCTACACGCCAGATCCGCAGATGTTCGACGTGATGGAAAAGTACGGCATCCTGGGTGTGGAAATGGAAGCTGCCGGCATCTACGGCGTGGCAGCAGAGTTCGGAGCGAAAGCGCTGGCGATCTGTACCGTTTCTGACCATATCCGCAGCGGTGAGCAGACTACCGCAGCGGAACGCCAGACGACCTTCAGCGAGATGATCGAAATCGCGCTGGAATCCGTTCTGCTTGGCGATAAAGCTTAA
- a CDS encoding YtjB family periplasmic protein: MAKAKLKFRLHRTAIVLICLTLLVVLMQGASWFSLSHQIARSEQVDELARTLTRQVAFSLTPLMENSDDNHQKIVDVLEQMTKESRILDASVYDDDGTLLAHSGETINVRDRLALDGQRAGSYFNHQLVQPLESPDGPLGFLRVTLDTHVLVTESKQVDNTTNVLRLMMLLALAIGIILSRTLLRDRRTRWQQSPFLLTASNPVKEDHEESSEETPTQTDKI; this comes from the coding sequence ATGGCAAAGGCCAAACTTAAATTTCGTCTGCATCGTACGGCAATCGTACTGATCTGTCTCACCTTGCTGGTGGTGCTGATGCAGGGTGCCTCGTGGTTCAGTCTGAGCCACCAGATTGCCCGTTCCGAACAGGTGGATGAACTGGCCCGTACCCTGACGCGTCAGGTGGCGTTCAGCCTGACGCCGCTGATGGAAAACAGCGACGATAACCACCAGAAAATTGTCGACGTTCTGGAGCAGATGACCAAAGAGAGCCGTATCCTGGATGCCTCGGTCTATGATGACGACGGTACCCTGCTGGCTCACAGCGGTGAAACCATCAACGTGCGCGATCGCCTGGCGCTGGATGGACAACGGGCTGGCAGCTACTTCAACCATCAGCTGGTGCAGCCACTGGAAAGTCCTGACGGCCCGCTGGGCTTTCTGCGGGTGACGCTGGATACGCACGTGCTGGTGACCGAATCCAAACAGGTGGATAACACCACTAACGTTCTGCGCCTGATGATGCTGCTGGCGCTGGCTATTGGCATTATTCTCTCCCGCACCCTGCTTCGCGATCGCCGCACACGCTGGCAGCAGTCGCCGTTTCTGCTTACCGCCAGTAATCCGGTAAAAGAGGATCATGAAGAAAGCAGCGAAGAGACGCCTACTCAGACCGATAAAATCTGA